The DNA segment GGCCACCAGCAGCAGTGCGGCGAGCACTGTGGAATTCAGGACGCGGCCAAGGCTCGCTTCAAAGGCCGCAGCGACCAGCCACGCGAACATCCCCCAGCCGAAGGTCCGGGCCAGCAGCGCCAGCGGCTCCGGATGCCGGTCGCGCCGCACGAAGAACCACAGCCATGCGAAGGTCAGGGCGGTGGAGGCCAGCAGCGGCAACAGCACGGTTCAGGTGACCAGCGCGGCCGCGCGGGCCTGCATGGGCGCGTGGGCGAGGTGGGTCAGGGCCAGTGCCAGGGCGTCGGCGGCGTGGTTGTTGAAGAGCTCGCGCACACCGAGCGTGGCCTTGACCATGTAGATCACCTGCTCCTTCTCGGCGCGGCCGGCACCCACCAGGGCTTTCTTGACCTGCATGGGACCGTAGGCGTGGATGGGCACGCCGGCCTGCGCACACGCGAGCTGCACCACACCAAAGGCCTGGCCGACCTTGAAGGCCACGTCGGCCTGCTTGCGCAGGATCTGATCCTCGATGGCCACCGCGTCGGGCTGGTATTCGGCCAGCAGGCGGCTGACCTCTTCGTGGATGTATTGCAGGCGCCGGGGCATGATCCACGCGCTCTCGGTGGTGAGGCACACGTGGTACAGGTGCCGGGCCCGGCGGACGTCTCCATCGACCAGTCCGAGGCCGAGGTTCGCGAGTCCAGGGT comes from the Deinococcus metalli genome and includes:
- the ruvC gene encoding crossover junction endodeoxyribonuclease RuvC, whose translation is MIVLGIDPGLANLGLGLVDGDVRRARHLYHVCLTTESAWIMPRRLQYIHEEVSRLLAEYQPDAVAIEDQILRKQADVAFKVGQAFGVVQLACAQAGVPIHAYGPMQVKKALVGAGRAEKEQVIYMVKATLGVRELFNNHAADALALALTHLAHAPMQARAAALVT